Part of the Streptomyces sp. f51 genome is shown below.
GGCTGCGAACCTCAAGCTCCAGCCGCTCGGCGAGCTGCGGCCGCGGCTTTCTGATCTGGTTGTTCACGTACCGCTCGACGGTGCGCTGGCTGATGCCGAGGAGTTCGGCCACCCGTGCGGTGCTGTGCTGGTGCTGGCGGACCAGGTAACGCATCTGCGCTCCGGCGGACTTGGGCAGCGGGCGGGTGAACGCGCCCTGCACAGCCTTGTCGAGTTCTTCCGCGACGGTGACCATGCTGTCCCCCTTCTATTTCCCGGTGTCCGGGCCGTCGGCCCGGCCGGTCTTGATGTAGCGGGCGAGGTTGGCGATGTGGCCGTCGCCGCCGAGTTCCTCGGACTTCTCCGCTCCCCACAGCACGCTCTGGGTGCCCTCGTGCTTGACCATCCCCGGAGACACGCCGAGCCGGAAGCTGCCCGCGACGGTCTTGCCGTCGGCGCCGTAGGGCAGGACCTCCAGGGGGCTGGGTCCGTCGGCGGCGTACACGGCGCAGTCGGAGAGGACCGCGATGGGGTAGCGGCCGGTGGCCGTGGCGAGGTTGAGCATCTTGCGGTGCATGTTGATGCGGGCACGGGAGATGACGGCGGCGCGGATGTCGGGGCGCCAGGTCGGGCGGGCCAGCGCGGGCCAGGTGTGGCCCGGCTTCCAGCCCCCGCCGCGCGCCTTCTCCTGCAATTTGCCGATGCCGCCCTTGACGGTCATCTTCACCGCGTCCAGGACGATCGCCAGTTCCGGATCGCGCTGCTTGTAGCCGTCCATCGCCTCAAGGAACTCCCGCGGGCCCAGTTTCTCGCCCACGCCCAGATCGGCCATGGTGGCGACGTAGGCGTCGCGCAGCCGCTTGTACCAGCCGTCCAGGTACCGGCCGCTGTCGTGGCGCAGCCAGCCCTCGAGCGGGGCAACCTGGTAGCCGAGTTCGACGGCGTAGGCGACGGTCGGGGTGGCGTACCAGGCCGGACCGGTGGGGCGTTCCCCGGTCGGTGTGAATGCGCTGGGCAGCAGGTCGCCGTCCAGGTCGCGCCACTGCTTGCCGATCTTCACCCGGGACGGGTCGACGTGGGAGAGGTCGACCAGCCAGGAGCCGGGCACCGCCGCGTCGAACCCCGGACGCACGACGTGCACCGGGGGAGTGGACAGGCCGACGACCGCACCGTTGGCGGCCGCGCCGAACGCCAGGTTTACGTCGATGCCGACCAGGTGGCGCTGCATGCACTCGGCTTCCGTCATCTCCCGCGCCCAGTCGTAAGCCTCCTCCATCAGCTTCTCCTCGGGCCCGCGCACGTGGAAGCGGGGCAGACCCGCGAGCACAGGGTGGCCGTCGGTCGCCTCGCACGGCGCCGGATCCAGGGCTTCGGTTCCCAGCGATCCGGGCCGCAGCTCGCGGTGCCGCTTACCGTTCTCGTCGGGCTCGCTCGCACGGGTCGGCGGGTTGAGCGCCGTCATCAGGTGAAGCCCCGTCACCGCCGTGGTCCCCACCGGGGTGACGACCCGCTGCGCGTACACGCCCAGCACCCGCGCGAGCTCCGCCGGACCAAGCTGCGCCGCATGTCCCCAGGCACGGTCGTCGAGAGCGTGCCAGGAGGGGATGCACAACTGCACGCAACTGCGTCGGCCCCCCTGCGCGGGACGGTAGATCCGCGCCCACGGCCCGAATCCCCGCTTAGTGAGCTGCCACTCGGCACGCTCGAGCTGGCCCAGCACCTTGTGCCCCTCCGGAAGCCGCCCGGCGAGCCGCGCCGACTCCGGCAGCTGGGCGGGCAGACCGTAGCGCTCACACGCCGCCCCGGTCAGCACCAGCAGCGGATCGGCATCCCTGCCCGAACCGTGCAGCCGCTCCGCCCCCAACTGCGCCTCTCCCAGCGCCCACTCGACCAGAGCGGGCAGCGACTTGGCGGGCACGTCCAGGAGCAGACCCCCGACACCGTAACCAGTCACCTGCCCGTCCGCGTCGGCATCCAGGACCAGCAGCGGACCGTGCCCGTGCTGCCCGTGCGCGGGCCCGCCATCGGGCGTACGGACAGCGGCCTTCGGCGCGCCCGGACGCCGCGATGACGGACGGGACGGCGCGGCAGCAGGCGCCGGATGAGGCGACCGGGCGGCGGCACCGGCCTCGGAGGCCGGAACGGGGGAGGCAGCGGGGGAAGGGGCGGGCGTGGCTGTCGCCTTCACGGGTCGCGGTTCCGCCGCGCCGGACGCCGCCGCGCCGGACGCCGCCGCGCCGGACGCCGCCGCGCTGGACGCCTCCGGTGCGGGGGCCTCGGGCTGCGGGACTGCGGTGGGAGCGGCGGTCTCCACGGCCGGGTAGAGGAGGGCGAGTTGGGCGAGCAGGCGCGCGTACGCCTCTCGCTGCGGAGGCCTCGGTTCGGCCTTGCCCGACTCCCAGCCGCCGATCGTGGCCCGCCGGACGTCGAGGGCCGCGGCCACCTCGTCCAGGGTCAGGGCGTGCGCTTGGCGCAGGCGCCTGCGTTCGGCCGGCGGCGGCAGCGGGGACCGGGACGCGATCAGCGCGTCGACCGCGTCGAAGAGCTCGGACATGGGACACCTCCGGTACCAACCCTATCCCATGGATCGCACATTCTGCGTACGGATACCGTACTTTTCGCGTACGAATGATGGGCGGGCTGGTAGGGTGCTCGATTGGTGGGGCTTCAATGGGGTCGCACCGACCTCGACCTCCCCGACCGCGGCGGCCGTCCGGCTGCCGCCCTGTTCTCGGATTGAGGAAGCCCGCATGACCGTGGCCGTCGTCTCCGCCTCCGACCAGTCGCAGAAGAAGCGGCTGTTCGCCGACCAGGCCGAGGCCCTCTCGCGGCTGGCGCGTCATCTGCGGCGGCCCGGGACGCGCGCCCTGTACGTGTCGGCGACGGGCACCGGCAAGACGCTGGTGTCGATCCGGCTGGCGGACGAACTCGACGCGCGGCTCGTCCTGTTCGTCGTCCCCACCCTGGACCTGGCCGCGCAGACGGCGCTGGCGTGGCGTCGCGACGGGCACCTCGAGCACATGGTGATCGTCTCCTCCATGGACGTGGCCGGCCGCGACGACCTGGTCGCCGCGCACGTCATGTCGGCGACCGACCCGCGCACCCTGGCCGCGCTGATGTCCGTGGTCGGCGACGAGGAGGACCAGATCCCGGCGCTGACGGTGATCTGCACCTACGACTCCCTGGACAAGATCGAGAAGACCCGTAAGACCCGCTATGAGGTGCCGGCGTTCGATCTCGCGGTCATGGACGAGGCCCACCGCATCGCCGGGCGCGCGGACAAGAGGTGGGCCATCGTCAACGACGCGAAACGCATCCACGCGGACCGCCGTCTCTACATGACCGCCACCCCGCGCACCTTCGCCGCTCCAGAGCTGGCCGAGTCCGCCGACGCGACCCGCCCACGCCGCCGCGCCCCTGCCCCGGCTCCCGACGTCGACGTGTCCGCCAATTCGATGGAAAACGAGCAGGTCTACGGCAAAAAGGTCTTCGAATATCCGCTCGCACAGGCGGTCGAGGACGGGCGCGCCGCGGATTACCGCATCGTGGTGCCCACGCTGACCGACGCCGACCTGCGCCGCCGCCTGAACATGCCCGCCCCGGGCACCGCGGGCACGACCCAGGACACCGCGGGGGAGGGGGACGACGATGGTGCGCTGCGCACCACCGCCCTGCACCTGTCCGTGCTGCGCGCGATGACCGAGCACGGTCTGAAGAAGGTGCTGGTCTACTTCAACCTGGTCGCCGACGCCCGCCGCTTCGCCCGCGAACTCCCGCACACCCTGCGCCTGCTGGCCCGCACCGACCCCGGCCTCGTCCCCGACATCGCCCCGCAGATGTTCTTCGCGCACGGGGAGAACACCCCCGCCGAGCGCGGCGACACCTTCACCGGCTTCGCGGCCGCCGACTGCGCGATCCTGGCGAACTCCCGCCTGATCGCCGAGGGCGTCGACATCCCCAGCGTGGACGCGATCGTCTTCGCCGACCCCACCCGCAGCGTCGTGCGCTGCGCCCAGGCCCTGGGCCGCGCGCTGCGCCTGGACGTCTCCGGCAAGACCGCCTCCCTGATCGTCCCCGTCTACATCCCGCCCGGCGCCGACAGCGAGAACATCCTGGGCACCGCCTACGAGCCGGTGTGGGCGATCGCCACCGCGCTGGCCGGCCACGACCACCGCATCATGGAGCGCCTGCCGGACAAGGCCAACCGCCTGCCCCGCGAGAGCAGCCAGGTCATCGCGCGCCGCTGGAGTTTCGACTTCACCGTCCACCCCGAGCGCATCGCCCAGGCGATGGACCTGGTCTCCTTCGACCCCCGCGACCAGCCCGTCTCCCGCAGCCGCCGCCTCGGCCTCGCGGCCGCCCAGAACTACCGCGCCGAGATGGGCCACCTCGACGTCCCCGCCGACTACACCGACCCCACCGGCTACCGGCTGGGCACCTTCATCACCACCATGCGCGACGCCCGGACGGCCGGCAGTCTCGAAGCCCGCTGGATCGCCGAACTCGACGCGCTCGGCATGATCTGGGACAAGCACGCCGCCGCCTGGCGCGCCCGCCTCACCGCGGCCGCCGACTACCTGCGCGCCCACGGCCACCTCGCCGCCCCCGCCACCACCCCCGTCGGCGCCTGGCTCGCCGAACAACGCCACCTCGCCGCCCACGACCGACTCGACGCAGCCCGCGCGCAGGATCTGACCACCCTCGCCCCCGACTGGCGCCTGCCCCACGGCGCCGACTGGCACCGCAAATACCACCTCCTGCGCGCCCACCTCGCCACCGGCGCCGACACGGCCATCCTCACCCGTGACACGGTTCTGGCCGGGGTGAAGATCGGTTCCTGGCTGAACCGTCAGCTCACCACCTGGGCCGCCCTCACCCCGGGCCAGCAGCAGATGATGACCGCCCTCGACCTCACCCCCGACACCAACCCGCTCGCCCCCGCCCGCCGCATCCGCCGCAGCTTCGAGGAGAGTGTCCAGCTCCTGGAACTCTTCCTGCACCGCGAGGGCCGCGCCCCCGCCTCGCGGGAGGAGATCGTCGTCGACGGCGACACGGTCCGGCTCGGTGCCTGGCTCGCCGGATCCCGCACCAAGCACCGCGACGGCCGGCTCCCCGAGGCTCACGCCCGTCTGGTCGCCGCGCTGTTCGACGGCGACTGGACGACCGAGGGTGCCGTCCCGGCCGCCGTGGCGTAGGCAGCCCTTGTCGCCCGACAGACCCCCTTCCCTGTCTGCTAGCAAATCGCTAACATCGCGCTATGGGAATCGCACAGCTCAACACGCGCGTCGACCAGGAGCTGGCCGACAAGGTGCGCGCCTCGGCGCAGCGCGCCGGAATGTCCCTCAACGACTACGTCACTGGTGTCCTCGAAGCTGACCAGGCCGCCGCGGACGGTCCCGAAGACCTGCGGGAGGCCCGCGCGCGCATGCACGCCCGCGTCGCCTACCAGAAGTGGATCGCCAGCGGCCGGCCCGAAACCGGCTCC
Proteins encoded:
- a CDS encoding helix-turn-helix transcriptional regulator, whose protein sequence is MSELFDAVDALIASRSPLPPPAERRRLRQAHALTLDEVAAALDVRRATIGGWESGKAEPRPPQREAYARLLAQLALLYPAVETAAPTAVPQPEAPAPEASSAAASGAAASGAAASGAAEPRPVKATATPAPSPAASPVPASEAGAAARSPHPAPAAAPSRPSSRRPGAPKAAVRTPDGGPAHGQHGHGPLLVLDADADGQVTGYGVGGLLLDVPAKSLPALVEWALGEAQLGAERLHGSGRDADPLLVLTGAACERYGLPAQLPESARLAGRLPEGHKVLGQLERAEWQLTKRGFGPWARIYRPAQGGRRSCVQLCIPSWHALDDRAWGHAAQLGPAELARVLGVYAQRVVTPVGTTAVTGLHLMTALNPPTRASEPDENGKRHRELRPGSLGTEALDPAPCEATDGHPVLAGLPRFHVRGPEEKLMEEAYDWAREMTEAECMQRHLVGIDVNLAFGAAANGAVVGLSTPPVHVVRPGFDAAVPGSWLVDLSHVDPSRVKIGKQWRDLDGDLLPSAFTPTGERPTGPAWYATPTVAYAVELGYQVAPLEGWLRHDSGRYLDGWYKRLRDAYVATMADLGVGEKLGPREFLEAMDGYKQRDPELAIVLDAVKMTVKGGIGKLQEKARGGGWKPGHTWPALARPTWRPDIRAAVISRARINMHRKMLNLATATGRYPIAVLSDCAVYAADGPSPLEVLPYGADGKTVAGSFRLGVSPGMVKHEGTQSVLWGAEKSEELGGDGHIANLARYIKTGRADGPDTGK
- a CDS encoding Helicase associated domain protein, which produces MTVAVVSASDQSQKKRLFADQAEALSRLARHLRRPGTRALYVSATGTGKTLVSIRLADELDARLVLFVVPTLDLAAQTALAWRRDGHLEHMVIVSSMDVAGRDDLVAAHVMSATDPRTLAALMSVVGDEEDQIPALTVICTYDSLDKIEKTRKTRYEVPAFDLAVMDEAHRIAGRADKRWAIVNDAKRIHADRRLYMTATPRTFAAPELAESADATRPRRRAPAPAPDVDVSANSMENEQVYGKKVFEYPLAQAVEDGRAADYRIVVPTLTDADLRRRLNMPAPGTAGTTQDTAGEGDDDGALRTTALHLSVLRAMTEHGLKKVLVYFNLVADARRFARELPHTLRLLARTDPGLVPDIAPQMFFAHGENTPAERGDTFTGFAAADCAILANSRLIAEGVDIPSVDAIVFADPTRSVVRCAQALGRALRLDVSGKTASLIVPVYIPPGADSENILGTAYEPVWAIATALAGHDHRIMERLPDKANRLPRESSQVIARRWSFDFTVHPERIAQAMDLVSFDPRDQPVSRSRRLGLAAAQNYRAEMGHLDVPADYTDPTGYRLGTFITTMRDARTAGSLEARWIAELDALGMIWDKHAAAWRARLTAAADYLRAHGHLAAPATTPVGAWLAEQRHLAAHDRLDAARAQDLTTLAPDWRLPHGADWHRKYHLLRAHLATGADTAILTRDTVLAGVKIGSWLNRQLTTWAALTPGQQQMMTALDLTPDTNPLAPARRIRRSFEESVQLLELFLHREGRAPASREEIVVDGDTVRLGAWLAGSRTKHRDGRLPEAHARLVAALFDGDWTTEGAVPAAVA
- a CDS encoding toxin-antitoxin system HicB family antitoxin, which produces MGIAQLNTRVDQELADKVRASAQRAGMSLNDYVTGVLEADQAAADGPEDLREARARMHARVAYQKWIASGRPETGSMTMDEVFGA